In Glycine max cultivar Williams 82 chromosome 15, Glycine_max_v4.0, whole genome shotgun sequence, the DNA window aataaaaacagTTTCACTAATTGAGTAATATTTAATGAatcaatgaataataataaagacGCGTTAATAATActacattttactttttttaataaataaattattttgatttgttaatGGTTAGTGAAACCTTAAAAGtgcttaaaaaacaattataaaataaaataagatacatAATGTGAAATATTGCTACAGTATCTTTTTAGACCAAAAAAAGGGGAATAGAAAAATCGTTTAATTGGTTTTACTTAGTTGGCAGTTGTAGTGACGAGCTGTTATACTTGAATTTACACAATCGTAAATTAAGGTGGgatatgtatttaattaaatacatgATTTAAtgattacataatttttttatgagtaaTGATTACTTAATTTGTGATAAGAAGATACAACATATATATGATCTGATCACAACTCACCATCACAAGACTCAAAACCATTGAAAGGCTTAAACTAAAAGATGAGACAAAAACTTGAttgaatgttattttaaatgtaTTCACGTTCCTTGATGCGCACTCAGGTGAAGTATTGGGAATTTACACTAACTATATGATGTATCTCAATTATTTCTACCGAtccatagaatttttttttttaaaaattacagaaTCGATAGAATTAGTTATtgatataatatgataataaattatattattaatatagatCTTTAATATACAtactaaaaattgaatttctattAAGCAAAAATGATATGACAGAGACATAAGCTAACTGTTAATATATGACACTTTATTTGTAATGAAATTtactatttcaattttttttttatcaaatagtagttaataaatatatttttcataaaacaattttgatactcaatatcttaattatatataagaagttttatatttgataattttttcactactatatagtatttttaaactatctttttaaataataataacaattagtGTTATATCATTAACCTTTTCTCAAGACAAAAGAATAGAGAGAATGTATCAagtgagaaaattatttttatattagaataAGATGCACAAGTATTAATCACTaaactttattattaattatatttaagattaaaatataaaagtcttataaaatttataaaaaaagtcgtataacattatttttattaatattttcatagataaaaaagacagagaaaatatataaagtgtgagaatcatttttatattagaaataaaatgtaaaatattaatcaataaattttattaatttaatattaaaccaCAAAAGTCGTATAACTAttctaaaaaagttataaacttTTCTATAAATGATTGTGtgatttaaataatatctaattttaatcttttctgtttttttagtGTAATCATTTctgtttcattaaaaattattcttcacTCTTATATGGAAATTCAACTTATCACTAAGTACATTGATATagataagtaaataaataaaatagatgtcAGAAGCcacttaaaaataacaattgggAAAAAGAAGTCAACGCTGGATAAAAACCAGAAAATGAGTAGAAAATTTGAAGAATGGAAGACTTTGGGCCAGTAGAACCTGGACGGGAGAACGGTCAAAAGTCTAATTCtttccttaaaaatataatattaaacttATTAGTTTTCAAAAGATACAAATattatggaaaaaataaaattattatttaaaataaacattgcgtacgttaattaaattaatttctaaattaataGTCACAGAAGTTAATGTAatggacaaaaatatatttcaaaaacttatataattatttttgatctattatataatcaattttattcattcCTTCTGATATATCAATGATTCAATGTATTATTCTTCGGTCGAATTTGCGTGGCATAAAATTTGTCAATTTActtccttcaattttttatttttttttagaatttactCCTCTTCGGTCGAATTTGTATGCTACTCTTACATATAAAACAGGAATTAttgttagtatattttttttagaatttaataaacatgaattgtgaatattaaatttttatattattaatcaattagaaattattttcattatttttcttaaaataattgatataaaagctaataaatttattaaatttgaccgcttttcaaaattttatattttttgtgcatttattatatattcaaagttttatattactaattaaataaaaataacctaatttttttaaatgattactataaaatttaataatttttaattatatgattgtACAGTACATGATTAGATGACTATTTAGAGTAAAACTCTCTAatcctaattaaattatttgtatcAATGAAGTATTACTATTATGCATAGTGAGAAAGAAACCGCGTGgcattagtttttgtttttagttccattcctaaaaaacaaaagattaataattaactttaatGATTTAAATTAATGTAGTAACCCCCTAAAAAACGATTAATTTCATTGGAGGGTATCACTGTgtatgaagagagagaaaggaagagagaggaaGGAAGAGCACAGCACTACACAGCTCCGAAATAGGAGGGGGAGAAATTTTGTATGCGTTGGATTTCGTAGATCTGAGTACGTTTTTCTCTTCTCCTTTCTATTCCTTTCAATTTCGGTTTTCAATCACTCtctttattctctctctctctctctccaaagcTTGTGGTTCTgtgtttttttgtgtgttttcatttttatttttggtgacccttttgggttcattgcttTGAACTTCATTTTAATGATGTTACTGTATCTTCCTTGGCCCAAAGTTCTTGTTTTTAATCGTTTACTTCGATTTTTCTGTTTCCCCAACTTTTAAAGTTTTGGGCTTTGTGCTGGGAAATCGAGCATTTCTTGGAGTTGGTCGGAAAGGTGTAAAATTTTTCAGCTTTTTGGTCATCGGAGAGTTGTTGGGTTCTTATTCATGTGGGTCCAGAACCCCAATTACTATTgctagtttatttattttttttttttaaggttagTTGGTTGGTTTGTTACAATTGTTTCAGCCATGGTGAGTCCTTTGTCGGTGTTCTCTTCCTTGTGTGAAGTGTGGAAACATCAATTTTGAGGGTGTTACCTGATATTCAGAGGTATTAGCATGATGAAAACTAGTCAACGTTTAACACTGATTCCCAAATGGCTGGTGTTATTAGGTTGCATCAGCCATCAGATTAATGAATTCTTCTGCAAGCAGCAATAATGATATTGAATGTTTAGTTCTCTACAATTATGGATGATATCCTTGTCACTTAATAAGTATCAGGAAAAATCAAcctcatttaattttttcttcttctccaacaTTTTTGGGCTGGTTGGTGGGGTGGGGGGTTTAGGCAAAGAATGATAGCATCAAATAGTGTTGGGTTCTCTTTGTATGTGTTCTCCATTTCTTGCAATATTAGTATATATTCTGCAAAACTGAAGGTGGTAATTTAGCTGTTACAGAAGTTGGATGATATTTGAAGGGTCCTATATATATGTTTACTTAGGCTAACAATCACTTATAGTTTCTGTAGGTTTTGTTTCTATAGAGTGATTTCATCAAATAAAAACACATGAAAAGTTTACCTAGTTATAAGATGACTTAAGCTAAGTAAAAAATCACTTGTTTTTTGTTCTGTAGGCATAAGTCCTGAGGAAAGAAATGAAGGGAAAAAGCAAGAGGATttagataaagaaaatgaatgaaaattcTATTAAATTTGATCAAATGGTCCACATTTGGATGTCtgagagtattttttttaaggtctGTTTTGAGAGTACTTGATGATCCATTGGGTAAATTTTGTTAATGGCAATTTGAAAAGTTGGTCGAGGGAGTCTTATATAATGTAAATCCAAGGTCAAGCCAAATATGAGTTGTGAACTCTTTCACATTAGGTATTGGGATCAGAATATGTTAATTTTGTAATGCTTAAGTGTTTGAACTAGGAAAATTCAAGGTTGCTCTAAAAGGTATTCCTATCTTGTGGAACCAATAGATTTGTGTCTGTTTGCTTGCATGTCTGATTTTTCCATCATTTATTCACAAACCTCTTCCAATATGCAGTTAATTTCTAGATGTCAgaattaatttcaatattatattatattcacTTTTATATTGTTTGCTGTCAGATAAATGACAAATGTATCATTCAAAGAATGTTCCTAGtgcaagtttaattggtggTAATTCATTAAGTCATGGTCAGCACATAGATTGTGGTGGCAGCACAATGGATCCTGGCAGTGGAGGAAATGGTCTTAGCAACAACTCTAATCTCACCTCAAAACAACGTTTACGGTGGACACATGAATTGCATGAGCGCTTTGTTGATGCTGTGGCTCAACTTGGTGGGCCAGATCGTGAGTATTTctccttctatttttgtttttaacagGAATCCAGaattgattttttcttcttctccctcttgaACATAAAGCATTACTTTAGTCAGTAAAATGAAAATGCTAGGTTGTGTACAGTGTagtagataataaaataaatgcatcTACTTCTCATCAACTTTACATGTGTTACTGGAGATTTGTTAGttgttaaaattttacattaccTGTGAATTTCTccagttttttactttttgtaacATCCCTCACTCTTTCCCTCCCTCTCTTCCATGTTTGTGCATGTGCATCAGTAATTATTTTCATGGAAGATGGTATCAGATGTGCATGATGACATGACTTCCAGATAATTCGTTGGGAGATCATATGCAAATTTTCTTTGTATGAAATTCATTAGATAATGCATAAGTTGATCAGATGTCTCGTTCTTAGGTTGGCCTGATATGTTATTGTTGACCGAGGAATATTTCAAGTTTCTATGCATGATTTTAACTTTCCTTATAAAAGTGTTTTAAATCTCTAACTATACTTGTTGCTAGGTGCCACACCCAAAGGCGTGCTCAGAGTTATGGGTGTACAAGGCTTGACCATTTACCATGTCAAAAGTCATTTACAGGTAATGTGCACTTAAAAGAGCCTCTTTAAATGATGTTCATTATCCTCATTCATAAATCCTTTTTCATTCTACTTATCTGTTGCTTACAGAAATACCGACTTGCAAAATATTTACCTGACTCCTCATCTGATGGTATGTCTATCTGTTTTTTCGTTATTTAAATTGTTTGTGTATATGATATTTAGGacttatttatttgttgtttttagtcCATTAAACATTCATTTTAGCCTGATTTCTCCTTTAGATTTATTTGgtgataacttttaaaaatgttgATAGAAGGGAAAAAGGCCGACAAGAAAGAAACAGGGGATATGCTTTCCAATCTTGATGGTTCATCGTGAGTATTGCtgcctcttttttctttctttcatttggTTTTTTGTATTCATGCAAGTTGGTGGAGGCTTATAGTAatagaaaaaattgatttgggTTACCAAAGCACATTCAGCTGGGCTTTAACCATCTTCAAAGCTTTAACATCATGTAGTCAAATTTGCAACATTGTTAATAAACACAGAAACTTTTATCTAATTCTTTTGTATTCAATGCCTAATAACTGTTACTGGAGGaaaaatgtaactttttttatcaaaagatCTTGAATATTTGATGAGTTCTGGTGGTATGAATGACTAAAGTTGTGGGCTTATCTGTCTGTAGTGGGATGCAGATTACTGAAGCACTAAAGCTTCAAATGGAGGTTCAGAAGCGACTACATGAACAATTGGAGGTATATTTCCTTGTTGAACTGATATTGCGACTTTATCATGTTAGCtaattgtaatttataattttaattatttctattaCATTTAATCATGTGAAATGCAATGATTATATTAATTTCTCTCTTGATTTATTCCATTTCCACAAATTGGTTACATTATATAATCACCAAGTTCTAGGTTGTACCATCCAAAGTGTATCTCATGATGAAACTTGAATGGCTAATGTTGATACGAACTGAAAATCTTGATAATAATAGCCTCTGATCTAGTGGCTCAAGCTGTACGGCACAATATGCAGATGGGGTTTAAAATTTCTGTATTTGCTGCTTTGAAATGTCactttatatactttttaattttgaataaaacagAATAAACAGACTGATGAATTGTAATTAAGATGCCAAGCTTGTAACTTATTTTGTAACGTGAAACAGGTGCAAAGACAGCTACAATTACGGATAGAAGCCCAGGGTAAATACCTGAAAAAGATAATTGAAGAACAACAGCGACTCAGTGGTGTTCTTTCGGAGGCACCTGGTTCTGGTGCTGTAGCGGTGGTTCCAGGGGATGCGTGCCAAGAACCTGATAATAAGACTGACCCGTCAACCCCTGACCCTGAAAAGGCTGCCAAAGACCGTGCTCCAGCGAAGAGTCTTTCAATAGAATCTTTTTCATCTCACCCTGAACCAATGACACCAGATTCTGGCTGTCATGTTGGTTCCCCTGCTGAAAGCCCTAAAGGGGAGAGATCGGCCAAGAAGCAACGAGTAACCATGGATGGTGTGTATTCTAAACCAGAAATGGTGCTTCCACATCAGATACTGGAGTCAAGCATGTCATCATACCAGCAACCTAACACTGTTTTTCTTGGCCAAGAGCAATTTGATCCTTCTTTGGATATATCTACCAAAAGTGATGAGGAATTGGTTAAGATTGGTGGCGGTAATCTGTGATTTCGTGTAATATGTAAGGTTGTGTTCTAGGACTGATTCTATCTTCCTTCTAAGCTTAGTTTGTGTTATATGTATTCCTTAATAGATGAGGGAACCTGATCTTCATAGATTCCTAAGGTTCTTAGTTTTCAGTTCAAATGTTCAACACTTGACTAAACATCCAGCCTTTAATTACTATTTAGAGAACTAAGTTGAATTGGATTAATAGAAAGAATCTTGGCATCTACTCCATAAACCTATTCATCATGGTGATTATAAGAAGCTTATGGGGATTATACATAATCTCCTTGACTTGCCAAAGGAATTGTGCAGATGAATAGGGATTGCTGTGTGGTCTAGTTTTGGAGTATACTCTAAAAGATGACATGCAGAAAATTTGCATTGGTTGTGGCTGA includes these proteins:
- the PHR25 gene encoding MYB-CC domain-containing transcription factor PHR25 isoform X2, which encodes MYHSKNVPSASLIGGNSLSHGQHIDCGGSTMDPGSGGNGLSNNSNLTSKQRLRWTHELHERFVDAVAQLGGPDRATPKGVLRVMGVQGLTIYHVKSHLQKYRLAKYLPDSSSDGKKADKKETGDMLSNLDGSSGMQITEALKLQMEVQKRLHEQLEVQRQLQLRIEAQGKYLKKIIEEQQRLSGVLSEAPGSGAVAVVPGDACQEPDNKTDPSTPDPEKAAKDRAPAKSLSIESFSSHPEPMTPDSGCHVGSPAESPKGERSAKKQRVTMDGVYSKPEMVLPHQILESSMSSYQQPNTVFLGQEQFDPSLDISTKSDEELVKIGGGNL
- the PHR25 gene encoding MYB-CC domain-containing transcription factor PHR25; the protein is MYHSKNVPSASLIGGNSLSHGQHIDCGGSTMDPGSGGNGLSNNSNLTSKQRLRWTHELHERFVDAVAQLGGPDRATPKGVLRVMGVQGLTIYHVKSHLQKYRLAKYLPDSSSDEGKKADKKETGDMLSNLDGSSGMQITEALKLQMEVQKRLHEQLEVQRQLQLRIEAQGKYLKKIIEEQQRLSGVLSEAPGSGAVAVVPGDACQEPDNKTDPSTPDPEKAAKDRAPAKSLSIESFSSHPEPMTPDSGCHVGSPAESPKGERSAKKQRVTMDGVYSKPEMVLPHQILESSMSSYQQPNTVFLGQEQFDPSLDISTKSDEELVKIGGGNL